One Coregonus clupeaformis isolate EN_2021a unplaced genomic scaffold, ASM2061545v1 scaf3693, whole genome shotgun sequence DNA segment encodes these proteins:
- the LOC123490344 gene encoding intestinal mucin-like protein encodes NGESWIHNQCTNGTCANGKVINEHVQCETPKPIACENNYPPIQVYDESGCCFHYECQCICYGWGDPHYVTFDGTYYGFQGNCSYVLVKEILPKYNFSVVIDNYYCDAPDGLSCPQSLTIYYQSYEIFMTKKDVDGVFTSLIDVNQQRIIPAYETKDFRITDNGIDTLLVIPAINAKVSFTGLMFSIYLPWDKFSGNTEGQCGTCDNNRTDDCRLPNGTIDSSCPDMAHQWHVADHNNSQCQIGCTSMQTYADACAQEGVCIEWRNYTNGQCDFTCEKPKVYNACGPQVEPTCNAWYNFKFIQTQNEFSVMGDIQLEGCYCPNGTILMSSTSNYCIPSCGKDGSITALYDDGVANETWVSNCQDCVCDPYGLEIQCQPVACQHQPPLTCDQEGQVKVVETVDCCQKDKCECDVKRCSTSKITCPVGFETEATMGVCCPTYQCLPMDVCVFNNTEYQPGTNVPEDKCKNCVCGDRVDAQTHLHIIECQPTECDTHCQQGYDHQAVPGQCCGKCVQTSCVVMLPDNTTHTIQPGSVWIPSGDKCLKFECVKIMDQLITMEAKTVCPDFYPEDCIPGTEVIAPDGCCHVCIPINKPCNVTKGKVYLDSNGCKSANEVEVTTCSGSCSTYAMYSLEANMMERSCTCCRGSIHHQEGSGDDLPRRVK; translated from the exons AACGGTGAAAGCTGGATACATAACCAGTGCACCAATGGAACATGTGCCAACGGGAAAGTTATTAATGAGCATGTACAATGTGAGACTCCGAAGCCTATAGCATGTGAAAATAACTATCCTCCAATCCAAGTGTATGACGAATCTGGATGCTGTTTCCACTATGAGTGTCAAT GTATCTGCTATGGTTGGGGAGACCCTCACTATGTCACCTTTGATGGAACATACTATGGCTTCCAAGGAAATTGTTCTTACGTCTTGGTCAAAGAAATCCTGCCAAAGTACAACTTCAGTGTTGTAATCGACAATTACTATTGTGATGCCCCAGATGGGCTTTCCTGTCCTCAGTCTCTGACAATTTATTATCAATCTTACGAGATATTCATGACCAAGAAGGACGTTGATGGAGTTTTCACAAGTCTG ATTGATGTAAACCAGCAACGCATCATCCCAGCATATGAGACCAAGGACTTCCGCATCACAGACAACGGAATTGACACCCTTTTAGTCATACCAGCAATTAATGCCAAGGTGTCTTTCACTGGTCTTATGTTTAGCATATACCTGCCCTGGGACAAGTTCAGTGGCAACACTGAGGGACAGTGtg GGACATGTGACAACAACCGGACAGATGACTGTCGCTTGCCAAATGGGACTATTGATTCATCTTGTCCTGACATGGCACACCAATGGCATGTTGCTGACCACAATAACAGTCA ATGTCAAATTGGCTGCACCAGCATGCAGACCTATGCTGATGCATGTGCACAAGAAGGAGTCTGTATTGAGTGGAGAAATTATACAAATGGACAATGTG ACTTCACATGCGAGAAACCCAAGGTTTATAATGCCTGCGGTCCACAAGTTGAACCAACCTGTAATGCCTG GTACAATTTCAAATTCATCCAGACTCAAAATGAGTTCAGTGTCATGGGAGATATACAATTGGAGGGATGTTATTGCCCCAATGGTACCATTCTGATGAGTTCCACTTCAAACTACTGTATCCCCAGCTGTGGTAAGGATGGTTCAATAACAGCATTGTATGATGACGGTGTG GCAAATGAGACCTGGGTGAGCAACTGCCAGGATTGTGTTTGTGACCCGTACGGTCTGGAAATCCAATGCCAGCCTGTGGCATGCCAACATCAGCCTCCTCTCACCTGTGATCAGGAGGGCCAAGTTAAGGTCGTAGAAACTGTTGACTGTTGTCAAAAGGACAAATGTG AGTGTGATGTCAAACGATGCTCTACTTCCAAGATAACTTGTCCAGTCGGATTCGAGACAGAGGCAACTATGGGAGTCTGTTGCCCAACTTATCAATGCT TGCCAATGGATGTCTGTGTATTTAACAACACTGAATATCAG CCTGGTACCAATGTTCCCGAGGACAAGTGTAAGAATTGTGTGTGTGGTGACAGGGTGGATGCCCAAACCCATCTACATATCATTGAGTGTCAACCTACTGAATGTGACACTCACTGCCAGCAG GGCTATGATCATCAAGCCGTTCCTGGGCAGTGTTGTGGGAAGTGTGTACAGACAAGCTGTGTGGTTATGCTGCCAGATAACACCACACACACTATTCAG CCTGGTTCCGTCTGGATACCATCTGGAGACAAGTGTCTAAAGTTTGAGTGCGTAAAGATTATGGACCAACTCATCACAATGGAGGCTAAGACTGTGTGCCCTGACTTCTACCCAGAAGACTGCATACCC GGAACTGAAGTCATTGCTCCAGATGGTTGCTGCCATGTCT GTATTCCAATAAATAAGCCATGCAATGTGACAAAGGGCAAAGTGTACCTGGACAGCAATGGCTGCAAGTCTGCAAACGAGGTGGAAGTGACAACATGCAGTGGATCATGTAGCACCTATGCCAT GTATTCTCTTGAGGCCAACATGATGGAGCGCTCTTGTACCTGCTGTCGGGGAAGTATCCACCACCAAGAAGGAAGTGGAGATGATCTGCCCAGACGGGTCAAA